One region of Pseudoalteromonas galatheae genomic DNA includes:
- a CDS encoding carbon starvation CstA family protein encodes MQSIMIVLFGIIGMLFGWFVYSKFIAEKIFKMDDNFVTPAHELEDGVDYVPTNKVVLWGHHFTSVAGAAPIVGPAIAVYWGWVPAVLWVVFGTIFFAGVHDMGALWASARHKGKSMGALSESVIGKRTRSLFMIVVFLVLLMVNAVFGVVIANSFVGNPNAVFPAWSAIVVALIIGQLLKRKVPLVPLCIIGVIVLYATIYMGSSMPITLPTEMFGLSDKANWIIILFIYAAVASLLPVWMLLQPRDFINGMQLLVGLVLLYGAVFVVMPDITAPAFNTQTVENTPSIIPLLFVTIACGAVSGFHGIVSSGTSSKQLDKEKDGRFVGYLGAVGEGSLALITLVAVSGVMLAVSPEEWHEIYSHLGAGSVSAFINGGSNLISTGWGLPVEIASTLLAVMVVLFAGTTMDSGVRLQRYIIQEWGEIYNIKLLNNGIVATLFAVGCCLLLAFGAGGASGSGGMVIWPLFGSTNQILASLTLLVISVYLIKLGRPAKYTLIPMVFVLVMAFFAGVIKLGEYYQKGNWLLVVLDVIVLVVSILVMLEAWSVISKTKAKPDEARDMS; translated from the coding sequence ATGCAATCCATAATGATCGTACTCTTCGGCATCATAGGGATGTTATTTGGATGGTTTGTCTATTCCAAATTTATTGCTGAAAAAATATTTAAAATGGATGACAACTTTGTCACGCCGGCTCATGAACTTGAGGACGGCGTAGATTATGTTCCCACTAACAAAGTGGTATTGTGGGGGCATCACTTTACTTCAGTCGCAGGTGCTGCACCAATTGTTGGTCCTGCTATCGCCGTGTATTGGGGCTGGGTGCCTGCGGTACTTTGGGTGGTATTTGGCACTATATTTTTTGCGGGTGTCCATGATATGGGCGCGCTATGGGCAAGTGCTCGCCATAAAGGTAAGTCGATGGGCGCTTTGTCTGAAAGCGTAATTGGCAAGCGCACTCGTTCATTGTTTATGATTGTGGTCTTCCTTGTGCTGCTCATGGTGAATGCCGTGTTCGGCGTGGTGATCGCAAACTCCTTCGTGGGCAACCCAAATGCGGTATTCCCTGCTTGGTCTGCTATTGTCGTGGCACTTATCATCGGTCAATTGCTTAAACGAAAAGTGCCGCTAGTACCGCTCTGTATTATCGGGGTTATTGTGCTCTACGCGACCATTTATATGGGCAGTAGTATGCCGATTACCTTACCAACCGAAATGTTCGGTCTAAGTGATAAAGCTAATTGGATCATCATTCTGTTTATCTATGCTGCCGTGGCGTCATTGCTGCCAGTTTGGATGCTATTACAACCTCGTGATTTTATTAATGGTATGCAGTTACTGGTTGGTTTGGTTTTATTATACGGTGCGGTATTTGTAGTGATGCCAGATATCACCGCGCCTGCATTTAATACCCAAACCGTGGAGAATACCCCAAGTATTATCCCGCTATTATTCGTAACGATTGCCTGTGGTGCGGTATCTGGTTTCCACGGTATTGTTTCGTCGGGAACGAGTTCTAAACAACTAGATAAAGAAAAAGACGGCCGTTTTGTCGGCTACTTAGGTGCAGTTGGTGAAGGCTCATTAGCACTTATTACGTTGGTCGCCGTAAGTGGTGTGATGCTCGCAGTATCGCCAGAAGAGTGGCACGAAATTTATAGTCATCTTGGTGCCGGTAGCGTATCAGCCTTTATTAATGGGGGTTCAAACCTTATCAGCACAGGTTGGGGACTACCAGTTGAAATCGCATCAACCTTACTTGCCGTTATGGTTGTACTTTTTGCAGGCACCACTATGGATTCTGGCGTTAGACTTCAGCGTTATATTATTCAAGAGTGGGGTGAAATTTATAATATCAAACTACTCAATAACGGTATTGTCGCAACCTTATTTGCTGTAGGATGCTGCTTGTTACTTGCCTTTGGTGCTGGTGGTGCTTCAGGTAGCGGTGGCATGGTAATTTGGCCGCTGTTTGGTTCAACCAACCAAATCTTGGCAAGCTTAACTTTGTTGGTTATCTCAGTATACCTTATCAAACTAGGTCGTCCTGCTAAGTACACCTTGATCCCTATGGTGTTTGTACTGGTAATGGCGTTTTTTGCTGGTGTGATCAAGCTAGGTGAATACTATCAAAAAGGCAATTGGTTGTTGGTTGTGCTTGACGTTATCGTGCTAGTGGTCAGTATTTTAGTCATGTTAGAAGCTTGGTCTGTGATCAGCAAAACCAAAGCGAAACCAGATGAAGCCCGTGATATGTCGTAG
- the dinB gene encoding DNA polymerase IV codes for MRKFIHIDMDAFYASVEMRDNPELAKVPMAIGGRSHRGVLSTANYIARQYGVRSAMSNYQAKKLCPQLVIVPGRMEVYKAISQQIRAIFARYTELIEPLSLDEAYLDVTECQQCNGSATLIAEQIRADIFAETGLTASAGIAPIKFLAKIASDENKPNGQCVIPPHQVSAFIDALPLKKIPGVGKVTQQRLLAMGLEYGRDIKALSETQLRQSFGKFGTVLWRRCQGIDERRVETDRVRKSIGVETTFAEDTLDLDTLKQVIKEKLLPELTRRAQPYLQRGFNKLGVKVKFYDFTQTTKECQYQHIDLPVFEELLIEAMARQKFKPVRLVGLHLGLNEKSNTHAQLGLFDG; via the coding sequence GTGCGTAAATTTATTCATATTGATATGGACGCGTTCTATGCATCAGTAGAAATGCGCGATAACCCCGAGCTTGCAAAGGTGCCGATGGCGATTGGTGGTCGTAGCCATCGCGGGGTGCTATCCACAGCTAACTATATTGCTCGGCAATATGGCGTGCGCTCGGCCATGTCGAATTATCAAGCGAAAAAACTCTGCCCTCAGCTGGTGATTGTACCTGGGAGAATGGAGGTCTATAAGGCAATATCGCAACAAATTCGCGCTATTTTTGCCCGCTATACTGAGCTAATTGAGCCACTGTCTTTAGATGAAGCTTATCTAGATGTTACTGAGTGTCAGCAATGTAATGGCAGTGCAACGCTTATCGCCGAGCAGATACGAGCGGATATCTTTGCTGAAACGGGCCTTACAGCTTCGGCGGGAATTGCGCCAATCAAGTTTTTAGCCAAAATTGCCAGCGATGAAAACAAGCCTAATGGTCAGTGTGTGATCCCGCCTCACCAAGTGAGCGCTTTTATCGATGCGTTACCTCTCAAAAAAATCCCAGGTGTAGGTAAAGTGACTCAACAACGTTTGCTTGCCATGGGACTTGAGTATGGCCGAGATATTAAGGCACTGTCTGAAACTCAGTTACGCCAGTCATTTGGCAAGTTTGGCACTGTATTATGGCGGCGTTGTCAAGGTATTGATGAGCGCCGAGTTGAAACCGACAGAGTGCGCAAATCGATAGGCGTTGAAACCACATTTGCAGAAGACACGCTCGACCTTGATACCTTAAAGCAAGTCATAAAAGAAAAGTTGTTACCTGAACTGACTCGCCGAGCACAGCCTTATTTACAGCGCGGCTTTAATAAGCTTGGCGTTAAAGTGAAGTTTTACGATTTCACCCAAACCACCAAAGAATGCCAATACCAGCATATTGACTTGCCGGTTTTTGAAGAGCTATTGATTGAAGCGATGGCACGGCAAAAGTTTAAACCTGTGCGCCTCGTGGGTTTGCACTTAGGGCTAAATGAAAAATCTAACACTCATGCTCAACTGGGACTTTTTGATGGCTAA
- a CDS encoding aldo/keto reductase, which translates to MEYSRLGSSPLEVSRICLGSMTWGVQNNQHDADEQINYALSRGINFIDTAEMYAVPPSPETYGKTEAIIGNWLKRHQEKREKLVLATKIAGSGLPWIREGGPITGQSVIQAVDDSLARLNTDYIDLYQLHWPNRTSPHFGKQWPGMVPLTALDRDEERAGMLDILEGLASCIQAGKIRHWGLSDDTPWGIHTYLNLAMQHNLPKPVSIQNEFSLLHAKDWPYLIETCVNEDIAYLPWSPLAGGMLSGKYLGGARPEGSRWTLVQRQGLFRDTQLAQEAVAKYLEIAKEFNMTAAQLALAWCDQVDGVTSTIIGATTMAQLKENIQAFEQPLCAESLAEIDTVFKAYPSPF; encoded by the coding sequence ATGGAGTACTCACGACTTGGTAGTAGCCCACTTGAAGTTTCACGCATTTGTTTAGGAAGCATGACTTGGGGCGTACAAAACAACCAGCATGATGCCGACGAGCAAATCAATTATGCACTAAGCCGTGGTATTAACTTCATTGATACCGCTGAAATGTATGCGGTCCCTCCCTCACCTGAAACCTACGGTAAAACCGAAGCCATCATTGGCAATTGGTTAAAGCGCCATCAAGAAAAGCGCGAAAAACTTGTACTTGCCACAAAGATTGCGGGAAGCGGTTTGCCTTGGATCCGTGAAGGCGGCCCTATTACGGGACAATCAGTGATCCAAGCGGTGGACGATTCGTTAGCGCGCCTGAATACCGACTATATTGACCTTTACCAACTACATTGGCCAAACCGTACTTCACCGCACTTTGGTAAACAATGGCCTGGCATGGTTCCTCTGACTGCACTTGACCGCGACGAAGAGCGCGCGGGCATGCTAGATATTTTGGAAGGCTTAGCAAGCTGTATTCAAGCAGGTAAAATTCGCCATTGGGGTCTTTCTGATGATACACCTTGGGGCATTCACACTTACCTTAATTTGGCGATGCAGCACAACCTACCTAAGCCGGTTTCAATTCAAAATGAGTTTAGCTTGCTACATGCCAAAGATTGGCCTTACTTGATTGAGACTTGTGTAAACGAAGATATTGCCTATTTACCTTGGTCGCCATTAGCTGGGGGAATGCTAAGCGGTAAGTATTTAGGGGGCGCAAGACCTGAAGGTAGCCGCTGGACTTTGGTACAACGGCAGGGCTTATTCAGAGATACGCAATTAGCTCAAGAAGCCGTTGCAAAATATCTAGAAATCGCCAAAGAATTTAATATGACTGCGGCGCAGCTGGCGCTAGCTTGGTGCGACCAAGTAGACGGGGTGACTTCAACCATAATCGGCGCGACAACCATGGCGCAGCTTAAAGAAAATATCCAAGCGTTTGAACAGCCGCTATGTGCAGAGTCTTTAGCCGAGATTGATACGGTATTTAAAGCGTACCCCTCTCCGTTTTAA
- a CDS encoding NUDIX hydrolase: MQSLNNTPVIPLQGSCFTRKTTRAIVLRGNDILMLYTKRYDDYTLPGGGVDEGESLEAALERELKEETGAVSITGLTPFGRYEEYRPWYKPDHDNVHIISYCYVCEICGEFDAPAMEDYEHANGMKPVWININQAIAHNEAKLNDANNKGMSVLRELTLLKHISAQLVTD; the protein is encoded by the coding sequence ATGCAAAGCTTAAATAACACCCCAGTCATTCCGCTTCAAGGCAGCTGCTTTACCAGAAAGACCACTCGCGCCATTGTCCTTAGAGGCAACGACATCCTTATGCTTTACACCAAACGTTATGACGATTACACCTTGCCAGGTGGCGGCGTCGACGAGGGTGAAAGCTTAGAAGCAGCATTGGAGCGCGAGCTAAAAGAAGAAACGGGTGCAGTATCCATCACAGGGTTGACGCCGTTTGGCCGCTATGAAGAGTACCGCCCTTGGTATAAACCCGATCATGACAATGTGCATATTATTTCTTATTGCTACGTTTGTGAGATTTGTGGCGAATTTGATGCGCCAGCGATGGAGGATTATGAACACGCCAATGGTATGAAACCGGTGTGGATCAATATAAACCAAGCCATCGCGCATAACGAAGCAAAACTCAATGATGCGAATAACAAAGGGATGTCCGTTTTACGTGAACTCACCTTGCTAAAACATATTTCCGCGCAATTAGTCACAGATTAA